From the genome of Geobacter sp. SVR, one region includes:
- a CDS encoding FKBP-type peptidyl-prolyl cis-trans isomerase, giving the protein MHRLIVTLLIALLATPVFAAEEPKTEEQKTLYAIGQLVARSMSVFQLSPNELEYVKQGLTDAVTGKKPVVEASAYTEKVQEMARTRRKAQGEKQAAAGKAYIEQAAKEKDAQKTASGLVYIPQKEGAGAGPTASDTVKVNYRGTLTDGKEFDSSYKRGMPAEFRLDGVIKCWTEGLQKMKPGGKAKLVCPSDLAYGENGAGELILPGATLVFDVELLDVKKAESAVK; this is encoded by the coding sequence ATGCACAGATTAATTGTCACATTGCTGATCGCACTGCTCGCCACACCGGTATTCGCCGCTGAAGAGCCAAAGACCGAGGAGCAGAAGACCCTTTATGCCATCGGACAGCTGGTAGCCCGCTCCATGTCCGTTTTCCAGTTGTCCCCGAACGAGTTGGAGTACGTCAAGCAGGGGCTCACTGACGCGGTAACCGGCAAAAAGCCGGTGGTGGAAGCGAGTGCGTATACCGAAAAGGTCCAGGAAATGGCCCGCACCCGGCGTAAGGCCCAGGGGGAAAAGCAGGCTGCAGCGGGCAAGGCTTATATCGAGCAGGCTGCCAAGGAGAAGGATGCCCAGAAGACCGCTTCCGGTCTGGTGTACATACCCCAGAAAGAGGGGGCCGGGGCAGGACCGACCGCCAGTGACACGGTCAAGGTCAACTATCGTGGCACCCTCACCGACGGCAAGGAATTCGACAGTTCCTACAAACGGGGCATGCCGGCTGAGTTCCGTCTGGACGGAGTCATCAAGTGCTGGACCGAGGGTCTGCAGAAGATGAAACCCGGGGGCAAGGCAAAGCTGGTCTGCCCTTCGGATCTGGCCTACGGTGAAAACGGCGCCGGGGAGCTGATTCTGCCGGGTGCCACCCTGGTATTTGATGTGGAACTGCTGGATGTCAAGAAAGCGGAGAGTGCCGTAAAGTAG
- a CDS encoding response regulator transcription factor translates to MNPTITSATQALHIVVVEDIEDVRQLLVMGLAEFGHHVRGAVDGQDLDAVLAEAPADVVVLDIGLPGEDGMAIARRLRQTSTCGIAMVTSYGRVSDRVQSFENGADLYFVKPVDLRELEAALRSLARRLSAEPPPPVWHFNALVSKLLTPQGIEVSLSAQEFILMRTLMEFPGEIVSRKNIFAALGQPDDQYADRRLETLISRLRSKVKAKDPDSELPVRSRHNLGYAFLAEADYTDGSP, encoded by the coding sequence ATGAACCCTACCATTACCAGTGCCACGCAAGCGCTACATATAGTTGTTGTCGAGGACATCGAAGATGTGCGGCAACTGCTTGTCATGGGGCTGGCCGAATTCGGGCACCACGTCAGGGGGGCGGTGGACGGTCAGGACCTGGATGCCGTGCTGGCCGAGGCGCCGGCCGACGTGGTGGTCCTGGACATCGGACTGCCGGGCGAAGACGGCATGGCAATCGCCCGCCGCCTACGGCAGACAAGCACGTGCGGCATCGCGATGGTCACCTCGTATGGAAGGGTCAGTGACCGCGTGCAAAGCTTCGAGAACGGCGCTGACCTTTATTTCGTGAAGCCGGTCGATCTCCGTGAGCTTGAGGCTGCGCTCCGAAGCCTGGCACGCAGGCTATCAGCAGAGCCTCCCCCCCCTGTGTGGCATTTCAATGCCCTTGTCTCCAAGTTGTTGACCCCGCAAGGGATCGAAGTCTCCCTGAGTGCCCAGGAGTTCATCCTGATGCGCACACTGATGGAATTCCCGGGCGAAATCGTTTCACGGAAGAATATCTTCGCTGCGCTCGGTCAGCCGGATGACCAGTATGCCGACAGGCGTCTGGAGACGCTGATCAGCCGGCTGCGCTCGAAAGTCAAGGCCAAGGACCCTGATAGCGAACTGCCGGTGCGTTCCCGCCACAATCTCGGGTATGCCTTTCTTGCCGAAGCGGATTACACGGATGGTAGTCCCTAG
- the htpX gene encoding zinc metalloprotease HtpX, translating into MNTLKTTLLMGLLTVLLVIVGGAIGGRNGMTFAFLMAAGMNFFSYWFSDKIVLSMYGAREIGERDDPRFYGIVRRLAASAGLPMPKVYLIDSETPNAFATGRNPEHAAVAATSGILRILNEDELAGVMAHELAHVKHRDILVSTLAATFAGAITYLAHMAQWAAIFGGGRRDDNEGGGVFGMLFMAILAPIAAMLVQMAISRSREFGADAGGASISHNPLSLASALQKLEMANQRIPMDATPATAHMFIVNPLTGGSLMSLFSTHPPMAERIARLQEMSRTRSY; encoded by the coding sequence ATGAACACGCTCAAGACAACCTTGTTGATGGGGCTTTTGACCGTCCTGCTGGTGATTGTCGGCGGTGCCATCGGAGGCCGCAACGGCATGACCTTCGCCTTTCTCATGGCAGCCGGCATGAACTTCTTCTCCTACTGGTTCTCGGACAAAATCGTCCTCTCCATGTACGGGGCCAGGGAGATCGGAGAACGGGATGACCCGCGCTTCTACGGCATCGTACGCCGACTGGCCGCGAGCGCCGGCCTCCCCATGCCCAAGGTCTATCTGATAGATTCCGAGACTCCCAATGCCTTTGCCACGGGCCGTAATCCCGAGCACGCCGCAGTTGCCGCCACCAGCGGTATTCTGCGCATTCTGAACGAGGACGAACTTGCCGGGGTCATGGCCCACGAACTGGCCCACGTCAAGCACCGGGATATCCTGGTTTCCACTCTGGCCGCCACCTTTGCCGGAGCCATTACCTATCTGGCCCACATGGCCCAGTGGGCTGCCATCTTTGGAGGCGGACGGCGCGACGATAACGAGGGGGGCGGGGTGTTCGGCATGCTCTTCATGGCCATCCTGGCCCCCATCGCGGCCATGTTGGTGCAGATGGCCATTTCACGTTCCCGTGAGTTCGGGGCGGATGCCGGCGGTGCCAGCATCTCGCATAATCCACTCTCCCTGGCCAGCGCCCTGCAGAAGCTGGAGATGGCCAACCAGCGCATCCCCATGGATGCCACCCCTGCCACGGCCCACATGTTCATCGTCAACCCGCTGACCGGCGGCAGTCTCATGTCGCTGTTCTCCACCCATCCTCCTATGGCGGAGCGGATCGCGCGGCTGCAGGAAATGTCACGGACCCGCAGCTATTGA
- the ndk gene encoding nucleoside-diphosphate kinase gives MERTFAIIKPDAVERKLAGKILDRIEAAGFNIVGMKKIKLTRCQAEGFYHVHKERPFFNDLCAFMSRSPVVVLCLEKENAIADWRTLMGATNPANAEPGTIRKDFAVNIEENSAHGSDAPETAAFEIPYFFSALELV, from the coding sequence ATGGAACGCACATTCGCCATCATCAAGCCCGACGCAGTCGAGCGCAAGCTGGCCGGCAAGATCCTGGACCGGATCGAAGCAGCCGGTTTCAACATCGTCGGCATGAAAAAGATCAAACTGACCAGATGCCAGGCCGAAGGCTTTTACCATGTCCACAAGGAGCGCCCCTTCTTCAACGATCTGTGCGCCTTCATGTCGCGCAGCCCGGTGGTCGTGCTGTGCCTGGAGAAGGAAAACGCCATTGCCGACTGGCGCACCCTGATGGGCGCCACCAATCCCGCCAACGCCGAGCCCGGCACCATCCGCAAGGACTTCGCCGTCAACATCGAGGAAAACTCGGCCCACGGCTCCGACGCACCCGAAACCGCCGCTTTCGAGATCCCTTACTTCTTCAGCGCGCTGGAACTGGTCTGA
- the miaA gene encoding tRNA (adenosine(37)-N6)-dimethylallyltransferase MiaA, whose protein sequence is MTLPPSFNLLTILGPTASGKTRLAVALARECGGEIISADSRQVFRGMDIGTGKDLHEYGDVPYHLIDIHEAGAEFSVFEFQRLFFVAFTGIAVRHRLPVLCGGTGMYLDAALRGYRMEAVPENPALRAELAGCCDAELGERLLQLRPEQHNTTDLRDRSRLIRAIEIALHGSVSEEGASPEVRPLVIGIRWERSELRRRITERLQQRLENGMIEEVRRLHEEGVPWERLNYYGLEYRFVGSFLRGEMSRNDMFQRLNSAIHDFAKRQETWFRRMERHGVTIYWVDGAGDPLQAARRIMGRTG, encoded by the coding sequence ATGACACTACCCCCATCCTTCAACCTCCTGACCATACTCGGCCCCACCGCTTCGGGCAAGACCCGGCTCGCCGTGGCTCTGGCCCGCGAATGCGGAGGCGAGATTATCTCGGCCGATTCGCGCCAGGTCTTTCGCGGCATGGATATCGGCACCGGCAAGGATCTGCACGAATATGGCGATGTGCCGTATCACCTGATCGATATCCACGAGGCTGGCGCCGAATTCAGCGTGTTCGAGTTTCAGCGGCTTTTTTTTGTCGCCTTTACCGGTATAGCGGTCCGGCACCGGCTTCCGGTCCTGTGCGGCGGCACCGGCATGTATCTTGACGCCGCCCTGCGCGGCTATCGCATGGAGGCAGTCCCGGAGAACCCCGCCCTGCGAGCAGAGCTGGCAGGATGCTGTGACGCCGAGCTGGGAGAAAGACTGCTCCAGCTGCGCCCCGAGCAGCACAACACGACCGACCTCCGGGACCGGAGCCGCCTGATCCGTGCCATCGAAATTGCGCTCCACGGAAGCGTTTCGGAAGAGGGGGCGTCTCCCGAAGTCCGCCCTCTGGTGATCGGTATCCGCTGGGAACGGAGCGAGCTGCGCCGCAGGATAACCGAACGCCTGCAGCAGCGCCTGGAAAACGGCATGATCGAAGAGGTCCGCCGCCTGCATGAAGAGGGGGTGCCCTGGGAGCGACTGAATTATTACGGATTGGAATACCGTTTCGTGGGGAGCTTTCTGCGAGGAGAGATGAGTCGCAACGACATGTTTCAAAGATTGAACAGCGCTATCCATGATTTTGCCAAACGGCAGGAGACGTGGTTTCGTCGGATGGAGCGGCATGGGGTGACGATCTACTGGGTGGACGGCGCAGGCGATCCGCTTCAGGCAGCCCGCCGGATCATGGGGCGCACGGGCTGA
- a CDS encoding Ig-like domain-containing protein, which yields MITRILRNFPGIVMVVCTLVFSGCSPYDGDYSGGYGGGGYGGSEYYSVDTIQVTPAALNLLVGDTQSLTATATCDDYSQEDLSWEVTWHSSDTSVATVSPYGEVTAVSAGTAEITAKYDNLYSYIYSTPITVTVIAAPTSLVDSTFGDNGLAVYDAVPDTVERIQSVKVVQQDKTLGLGIAGSRTYILVQLLNNGSLDTGFGAGGVVTSTTSGLNLIDANAMDVMPDGKIVVAGTNSSAHLALIRLNADGSPDTSYGAGGMASTPITGFSVSRVMYDATNGLYYVLGASSIVRLTAAGTVDAIYGTNGIVALPPSSVSSISSGILQADGKLIIAGLDNANRMAVARFTMAGKPDSSFGTGGEASVTIYTGYSNLATTDVAIAPNGDIFISGTATLRGEKYSNAIVAGFNSRGAELYSFGTVRFLSYDFTSPSVGRCIVVQADGKIIVAGDYAGNSKGGFIRLNPEGTLDSGFGSRGKISIPSVRINALTIRQDGKIVAGGTQVDQNSNAMHLAFIRITNDSPQ from the coding sequence ATGATTACCCGGATCTTGAGAAACTTTCCAGGGATAGTGATGGTTGTGTGTACTCTGGTATTCTCCGGTTGCAGCCCCTACGATGGTGATTACAGCGGCGGTTATGGTGGCGGTGGTTATGGCGGCAGCGAGTACTATAGCGTCGATACTATCCAAGTAACCCCTGCTGCCCTTAACCTCCTTGTCGGCGATACCCAGTCTCTCACCGCCACCGCGACCTGTGACGACTACTCGCAAGAGGACCTGAGTTGGGAGGTAACATGGCATTCGAGCGATACTTCAGTTGCCACTGTCTCTCCCTATGGAGAAGTAACGGCTGTTTCCGCCGGGACTGCAGAGATCACCGCCAAATATGACAATCTCTACTCCTATATCTACTCAACGCCTATAACCGTCACAGTGATAGCTGCGCCCACTTCACTCGTGGACAGTACCTTTGGAGATAACGGATTAGCTGTGTATGATGCAGTCCCGGATACTGTCGAGCGGATACAGTCCGTGAAAGTGGTCCAACAGGACAAAACCCTGGGACTCGGAATCGCCGGATCACGAACATATATCCTCGTGCAGTTGTTGAATAACGGCTCACTGGACACAGGTTTCGGCGCCGGAGGAGTGGTTACTTCGACCACATCCGGCCTGAACCTGATAGACGCGAATGCAATGGATGTCATGCCGGATGGTAAGATTGTTGTGGCCGGAACGAACAGTTCGGCACATCTGGCTCTGATCAGACTGAATGCCGACGGGTCTCCGGACACCAGTTATGGTGCAGGGGGTATGGCTTCAACACCTATAACCGGTTTTTCGGTCTCCCGGGTCATGTATGATGCGACCAATGGGCTCTATTATGTACTGGGCGCATCGTCCATTGTGAGGCTGACTGCTGCAGGCACCGTTGATGCGATATACGGCACAAACGGGATTGTTGCCCTGCCGCCATCGTCGGTTTCTTCCATAAGCTCAGGTATTCTTCAAGCAGACGGCAAATTGATCATTGCCGGCCTTGACAATGCGAATCGTATGGCGGTCGCCCGATTCACTATGGCAGGCAAACCGGACTCCTCTTTTGGGACCGGCGGAGAAGCTTCTGTCACAATATATACGGGTTACAGCAATCTTGCCACGACAGATGTTGCGATAGCACCGAACGGGGACATATTCATTTCCGGCACTGCGACCTTAAGAGGAGAAAAATACTCGAATGCTATCGTTGCCGGATTCAATTCTCGGGGCGCAGAACTATATTCTTTTGGGACGGTGCGGTTCCTATCCTATGACTTTACATCCCCCAGCGTCGGCAGATGCATTGTCGTCCAGGCCGACGGCAAGATAATCGTAGCCGGAGATTATGCTGGCAACTCAAAAGGTGGCTTTATACGACTGAATCCTGAGGGCACCTTAGATAGTGGATTCGGGTCAAGAGGCAAAATCAGCATTCCATCGGTCAGGATTAATGCACTAACCATCCGTCAGGACGGCAAGATTGTCGCCGGGGGCACACAGGTGGATCAAAATTCGAATGCGATGCATCTGGCATTCATTCGGATCACCAATGATTCTCCCCAATAA
- a CDS encoding PleD family two-component system response regulator has product MLPKPEPGSGQWNCSRRRCGTARLTIWCFSDIVMPEMDGQEALKRIRALEREAGIAGNGKATIIMASSLHSTEDMVQALIEGDCSDYLVKPFGDDELRGMLIRYGFV; this is encoded by the coding sequence ATGTTGCCAAAGCCGGAACCGGGCTCCGGGCAGTGGAACTGTTCGAGGAGGCGCTGCGGAACGGCACGCCTTACAATCTGGTGTTTCTCCGACATCGTCATGCCGGAGATGGACGGCCAGGAAGCATTGAAGCGGATCCGCGCCCTGGAGCGGGAAGCGGGGATAGCGGGAAACGGCAAGGCGACCATTATCATGGCCAGTTCGTTGCACTCCACGGAAGACATGGTGCAGGCCCTGATCGAGGGGGATTGCAGCGATTATCTCGTCAAGCCGTTCGGCGATGACGAACTGCGTGGTATGCTCATCCGATATGGTTTTGTCTGA